The Rhinopithecus roxellana isolate Shanxi Qingling chromosome 9, ASM756505v1, whole genome shotgun sequence genome contains a region encoding:
- the LOC115899606 gene encoding mucin-2-like, whose protein sequence is MASLPLVASPAGVSTWQCWGPHLSPRLRPRLPSPHYGICQGRFGEHFEFDCKNCVCLEGGSGIVCQPKRCSQKPITHCVEDGTYLATEVNPADTCCNITVCKCNTSLCKEKPPVCPLGFEAKSKMVPGRCCPFYWCESKGVCVHENAEYQPGSPVYSSKCQDCVCTDKVDNSTLLNTIACTHVPCNTSCSPGFELVEAPGECCKKCEQTHCILKQPDNQHVILKPGDFKSDPRNNCTFFSCMKINNQLVSSISNITCPDFDASICVPDSITFMPNGCCKTCIPRNETRVPCSTVPVITEVSYAGCTKSVFMNHCSGSCGTFAMYSARAQVLDHRCSCCREEKTSQREVVLSCPNGGSLTHTYTHIESCQCQDTICELPPIPSRRARRSPRHLGSG, encoded by the exons ATGGCATCTCTGCCTCTGGTGGCCTCTCCTGCAGGGGTCTCCACCTGGCAGTGCTGGGGGCCCCACCTGAGCCCTCGCCTGAGACCtcgcctcccctctccccactacGGGATATGCCAGGGCAGG TTTGGGGAGCACTTTGAGTTCGACTGCAAGAACTGTGTCTGCCTGGAGGGTGGAAGTGGCATTGTCTGCCAGCCCAAGAGGTGCAGCCAGAAGCCTATTACCCACTGTGTGGAAGATGGCACCTACCTCGCCACAGAGgtcaaccctgctgacacctgctGCAACATTACTGTCTGCA AGTGCAACACTAGCCTGTGCAAAGAGAAGCCTCCCGTGTGCCCGCTGGGATTTGAAGCAAAGAGCAAGATGGTGCCTGGCAGGTGCTGCCCCTTCTACTGGTGTG AGTCCAAGGGGGTGTGCGTTCACGAGAATGCTGAGTACCAG CCCGGTTCTCCAGTTTATTCCTCCAAGTGCCAGGACTGCGTGTGCACGGACAAGGTGGACAACAGCACCCTGCTCAACACCATCGCCTGCACCCATGTGCCCTGCAACACCTCCTGCAGCCCG gGCTTTGAACTCGTGGAGGCCCCCGGGGAATGCTGCAAGAAGTGTGAACAGACGCACTGTATCCTCAAGCAGCCTGACAACCAGCACGTCATCCTGAAG CCTGGGGACTTCAAGAGCGACCCCAGGAACAACTGCACGTTCTTCAGCTGCATGAAGATCAACAACCAGCTCGTCTCGTCCATCTCCAACATCACCTGCCCAGACTTTGATGCCAGCATTTGTGTCCCG GACTCCATCACATTCATGCCCAATGGATGCTGCAAGACCT GCATCCCTCGCAATGAGACCAGGGTGCCCTGCTCCACCGTCCCCGTCATCACGGAGGTTTCGTACGCCGGCTGCACCAAGAGCGTCTTCATGAATCATTGCTCCGGGTCCTGCGGGACATTTGCCAT GTACTCGGCCAGGGCCCAGGTCCTGGACCACAGGTGCTCCTGCTGCAGAGAGGAGAAAACCAGCCAGCGTGAGGTGGTCCTGAGCTGCCCCAATGGTGGCTCGCTGACACACACCTACACGCACATCGAGAGCTGCCAGTGCCAGGACACCATCTGCGAGTTGCCACCGATACCTTCCCGACGGGCCCGGCGCTCCCCCAGGCATCTGGGGAGTGGGTGA